In the genome of Bombus huntii isolate Logan2020A unplaced genomic scaffold, iyBomHunt1.1 ctg00000060.1, whole genome shotgun sequence, one region contains:
- the LOC126875925 gene encoding uncharacterized protein LOC126875925, whose translation MRDHPLKNSALYSALNRALGGPAAYWLTQIMNGDELTWPDFKEQFAAHFGGQEVAAASLIKVAEELPRDGETPGAYGNRIITLLGSKWRNSTREEVLAATALHLLGSRDERFKRLALTSDITSVKQFQREMKPFLYTEWPTPPPWRSLASSGNKRGRSPAPWTRCGHCGIYGHPTFECRKRAKWEPKKDPRRPEESRPVAPPKALCFHCHMPGHIASRCPSRREEKHCPEDERRVDACVVEAPTGRLSQQATHEDV comes from the coding sequence ATGAGGGACCACCCCCTGAAAAACAGCGCACTGTATTCTGCCCTAAACCGTGCCCTAGGGGGTCCGGCAGCGTATTGGCTTACGCAGATAATGAACGGCGACGAGCTCACCTGGCCagattttaaggaacaattcgcCGCGCACTTCGGTGGCCAAGAAGTAGCAGCCGCGTCGCTAATCAAGGTAGCCGAGGAACTACCGCGGGACGGCGAAACACCAGGAGCGTACGGAAATCGTATCATCACCCTCCTGGGGTCGAAGTGGCGAAATTCAACTAGGGAAGAGGTACTCGCCGCCACCGCCCTCCATCTGCTGGGCTCGCgcgatgaacgttttaaacgaCTAGCACTCACGAGTGACATCACGTCGGTGAAACAAttccaaagagaaatgaagccCTTCCTATACACGGAGTGGCCAACGCCCCCGCCGTGGAGGTCATTAGCGAGCTCCGGAAACAAACGAGGCAGGTCACCCGCCCCCTGGACCAGGTGTGGCCACTGCGGTATTTACGGACATCCGACATTCGAATGCCGCAAGAGGGCGAAGTGGGAACCGAAGAAGGACCCCCGACGCCCGGAGGAAAGCCGACCGGTTGCACCACCAAAAGCATTGTGCTTTCACTGCCACATGCCGGGACACATCGCGTCTCGCTGTCCATCgcggcgagaagaaaaacattgCCCCGAGGACGAGCGCCGGGTCGATGCCTGCGTGGTGGAAGCCCCGACGGGTAGACTAAGCCAGCAGGccacacacgaggacgtgtaa